One Solanum lycopersicum chromosome 4, SLM_r2.1 DNA window includes the following coding sequences:
- the LOC101264621 gene encoding protein PSK SIMULATOR 2 encodes MGGVCTGGTARNRVEIHHESPPGSSKKGNSVESIGKQKKAESFSYPDVGAFRGTPNLYDSGELYMSISRELKPSTPARTGVNKAPSSFLGKASIVGLEKAVEVLDTLGSSMTNLNSGGFMSGTTSRGNKISILAYEVANTITKGANLLQSLSKENVEYLKKEILPSKGVQQLVSTNMKELLTIAAADKREEFDIFSREVIRFGDMCKDPQWHNLNRYFSRLDSDTLTHKQLRSEAELMMQELSTLAQHTSELYHEMHALDRFEQDYRRKLEELDSLNLPRKGEGLMMLQSELKHQRKIARSLKKKSLWAKGLEEVVEKLVDIVTYIHQAIVEAFGDNGLTSAVKEPVKKQERLGVAGLALHYANLVTQIDNIASRPTALPPNMRDGLYNGLPPSIKTALRSRLQAVDAKEELTIPQIKAEMEKTLHWLVPVAADTTKAHQGFGWVGEWANTGSEFGKKNPPQVSLIRLQTLYHADKQKMDYHVLELVTWLHRLISLVRYNGPKAFPGRSPTRKGLNLQTELMMNTNSKTPKIQISLEDRTLLEKVMKQKCLVPGRSKSQEFLLPKNRQKVWALSRSMGNSPRTDFQHPKATVLDILDGLH; translated from the exons ATGGGAGGTGTTTGTACAGGTGGGACAGCTAGGAATAGAGTTGAAATTCACCATGAGAGCCCCCCGGGGTCTTCGAAAAAGGGGAATTCAGTTGAGAGCATTGGGAAGCAGAAGAAAGCTGAATCTTTTTCGTATCCTGATGTGGGTGCTTTTCGTGGGACGCCTAATCTATATGATTctggtgaattgtatatgtctATTTCAAGGGAGTTGAAGCCATCGACACCTGCTAGGACAGGAGTGAACAAG GCTCCTAGCTCTTTTCTTGGGAAGGCCAGTATAGTCGGCCTAGAAAAAGCAGTTGAAGTATTAGATACACTTGGGAGCAGCATGACAAATTTGAACTCTGGAGGCTTTATGTCAGGAACGACATCAAGAGGGAATAAAATATCTATCCTAGCATATGAGGTAGCAAATACTATTACCAAAGGTGCAAATTTGTTGCAATCCCTTTCCAAAGAAAATGTCGAGTATTTAAAGAAGGAAATTCTACCTTCAAAAGGAGTGCAACAATTGGTTTCTACTAATATGAAGGAACTGCTTACTATTGCTGCTGCCGACAAAAG GGAGGAATTTGACATCTTCTCTCGCGAAGTGATTAGGTTTGGAGATATGTGTAAAGACCCTCAATGGCACAACCTAAATCGATATTTTTCCAG GTTGGACTCAGACACTCTTACGCACAAACAACTAAGATCAGAGGCTGAATTGATGATGCAGGAACTGAGCACTCTGGCTCAGCATACTTCT GAATTATATCATGAAATGCATGCACTGGACAGATTCGAACAGGATTATCGGAGGAAACTTGAGGAATtagattccctaaatctacctCGAAAAG GGGAAGGTCTCATGATGTTACAGAGTGAGCTAAAACATCAAAGAAAGATTGCGAGGAGCTTGAAAAAGAAATCTCTTTGGGCTAAGGGTTTGGAGGAG GTTGTGGAGAAGCTTGTTGACATTGTTACGTATATACATCAAGCAATTGTGGAAGCATTTGGGGACAACG GATTGACATCTGCTGTCAAGGAGCCTGTGAAGAAACAAGAAAGATTGGGAGTAGCTGGTCTGGCTTTACACTATGCTAACTTAGTTACTCAAATTGATAACATT GCTTCACGGCCCACCGCTCTTCCCCCTAACATGAGGGATGGATTATATAATGGATTGCCTCCTTCCATAAAAACGGCCCTTCGTTCACGTCTGCAGGCGGTTGATGCAAAGGAAGAG CTCACAATTCCGCAGATTAAAGCAGAAATGGAAAAAACTCTTCACTGGCTTGTCCCAGTCGCTGCAGATACTACGAA AGCACACCAAGGCTTTGGATGGGTTGGAGAGTGGGCCAACACCGG AAGCGAGTTTGGCAAGAAGAACCCTCCACAAGTTTCCCTCATTCGACTGCAGACACTCTACCATGCTGACAAACAGAAAATGGACTACCATGTCCTTGAACTAGTGACATGGCTTCACCGTTTGATCAGCCTGGTAAGATATAATGGGCCCAAGGCTTTTCCAGGACGATCACCAACACGCAAAGGACTTAATCTGCAGACTGAGTTGATGATGAACACCAACTCAAAAACACCTAAGATTCAGATTTCTCTCGAAGATAGGACTTTACTAGAGAAAGTGATGAAACAGAAATGTTTGGTTCCTGGAAGAAGCAAGAGTCAGGAGTTTCTGTTGCCCAAGAATCGGCAAAAGGTGTGGGCGCTAAGTAGAAGCATGGGTAACTCCCCTCGTACCGACTTTCAACATCCAAAGGCTACTGTTTTGGATATATTAGATGGCTTACATTAG
- the DNAJ gene encoding DNAJ-like protein, protein MASSSFLLSTSITGSKLSAAAPPRSSVSFKQRPFSVSAAYSTAERTSTATTSSSTIASHTSLYEVLGIQFGANSHEIKSAYRKLARILHPDVRNSSAEDFIRVQSAYATLSDPEKRANYDRNLFGNRIARPVDFSTAGARSHYTVRRGWETDQCW, encoded by the coding sequence AtggcttcttcttcttttcttctctccACTTCAATTACCGGCTCTAAACTCTCCGCCGCTGCACCACCGCGGAGTTCTGTTAGCTTCAAGCAGCGGCCGTTCTCTGTTTCCGCCGCGTACTCCACTGCGGAGAGGACTTCTACTGCTACTACTAGTAGCTCTACAATCGCCTCACATACATCGTTATACGAAGTTTTAGGGATTCAATTTGGAGCTAATTCTCATGAAATTAAGTCTGCTTACCGGAAATTAGCCAGAATTTTGCATCCAGATGTTCGTAATTCGTCGGCGGAGGACTTTATAAGAGTCCAATCAGCGTATGCTACTCTTTCCGATCCGGAAAAACGTGCTAATTATGATCGGAACCTATTTGGAAATAGAATTGCAAGGCCTGTTGATTTCTCAACGGCGGGAGCTCGCAGCCATTATACTGTTCGCCGAGGATGGGAAACCGATCAGTGTTGGTAG
- the LOC101248970 gene encoding monocopper oxidase-like protein SKS1, which produces MKTNFLFYIFTISTFVSVHSKLLHFDWVVSISSNALIGDPKEVIMINNQFPGPLLNTTTNDVVIVNVYNNLTEPFLMTWNGVQLRRNSWQDGVEGTNCPIMPGKNWTYKFQMKDQIGSFFYFPSLFFQKAAGGYGPIRINNVETVPLPFTRPDYEYDILIGDWYFDEYKDLRISLEDGCKMPFPDAILINGMRSDQATFEFQPGATYRLRISNIGLKTTLNFKIQDHEMLLVETEGAYTSKKYHQSLDIHVGQSYSVLVTAKNHSYNSSYHMVASSRFIPRKLSGLAIIRYPNFDVEPLVAVYPDEPSQDEFRFSLEQALSIRTDLLVGAARRNPQGSYVYGSINISRTLILQNGEAALDGQNRYTVNGVSFLHPRTPLKLADYFQLSDVFEPGFLPASPVDDVPRLGISVIDANYHDFVHIVFQNPLDSLQTWHSDGYNFFVVGMGRGKWEVEKMETYNMIDAIYRSTIQVYPYSWTAILIKLDNQGMWNLRSQDAEKWYLGQELYIKVKGDVNDPSKISPRDEAPIPANVIKCGKVADL; this is translated from the exons atgaagactaattttctcttttatatttttacaatttctaCTTTTGTTAGTGTCCATTCAAAACTACTTCACTTTGATTGGGTTGTTTCAATTTCCTCTAATGCACTCATTGGAGATCCTAAAGAG GTTATTATGATCAATAATCAGTTTCCAGGGCCCCTTTTGAACACAACAACAAATGATGTGGTCATTGTCAATGTTTATAACAACTTGACTGAACCTTTCCTCATGACATg GAATGGAGTGCAATTAAGGAGGAATTCATGGCaagatggagttgaaggaaccAATTGTCCAATTATGCCTGGAAAAAATTGGACATACAAATTTCAGATGAAAGATCAGATTGGAAGTTTCTTCTATTTTCCTTCACTCTTTTTCCAGAAAGCTGCTGGAGGCTATGGTCCTATTCGAATCAACAACGTTGAGACTGTTCCTCTTCCATTTACGCGTCCtgattatgaatatgatatacTAATTGGAGATTGGTATTTTGATGAGTATAAG GACTTGAGAATTTCTCTAGAAGATGGATGCAAAATGCCTTTTCCAGATGCCATTCTCATCAATGGTATGAGATCTGATCAAGCTACCTTTGAGTTTCAACCCG GGGCTACCTATAGATTGAGAATCTCGAACATAGGATTAAAAACAACCTTAAATTTCAAAATCCAGGATCATGAAATGCTTTTGGTGGAGACTGAAGGAGCCTACACTTCAAAAAAGTACCACCAAAGTCTAGACATCCATGTTGGTCAATCTTATTCTGTTCTTGTTACTGCAAAGAACCACAGCTATAATAGCTCGTATCATATGGTGGCCTCTTCGCGATTCATCCCCAGGAAACTTTCAGGTCTTGCTATTATACGATATCCCAATTTTGATGTTGAACCCTTGGTTGCTGTTTACCCTGATGAACCTTCTCAGGACGAGTTCAGATTTTCACTGGAACAAGCTCTATCAATAAG GACAGATTTATTAGTAGGAGCTGCGAGGCGTAATCCTCAAGGATCTTATGTATATGGAAGCATTAACATAAGCCGGACACTGATCCTCCAGAACGGTGAGGCAGCGTTGGATGGACAAAATCGATACACAGTGAATGGGGTATCGTTTTTGCACCCGAGAACACCACTGAAGCTGGCAGATTATTTCCAGCTAAGTGATGTTTTCGAGCCTGGTTTTCTTCCTGCTTCACCAGTAGATGATGTTCCTAGACTTGGTATCTCAGTCATTGATGCCAATTATCATgattttgttcatattgttTTCCAAAATCCGTTAGACTCGTTACAAACGTGGCATTCTGATGGATACAACTTCTTTGTTGTCGG AATGGGACGCGGTAAATGGGAGGTGGAAAAGATGGAAACATACAATATGATTGATGCTATTTATCGCTCAACGATTCAG GTGTATCCATATTCATGGACCGCGATACTAATAAAGTTGGACAATCAAGGGATGTGGAATCTGAGATCACAGGATGCAGAAAAATGGTATCTTGGACAAGAATTGTATATAAAAGTGAAAGGAGATGTGAATGATCCTTCCAAGATTTCTCCAAGAGATGAAGCTCCAATTCCTGCAAATGTTATTAAATGTGGAAAAGTTGctgatttataa